The Echinicola rosea genome has a segment encoding these proteins:
- a CDS encoding cation transporter yields the protein MFKTIFKISKMDCASEEQLIRMKLDGRNEIKNLDFDIPNRKLTIVHTGESNEINNLLRELNLGSELVSNTETDEPVNIIQTNKKERKMLWTVLIINISFFVIEIITGFITNSMGLVADSLDMLADGIVYGLALLAVGGTVARKKNIAKFAGYFQIVLALIGFTEVVRRFIGIEKMPDFQTMIIVSIFALIANVICLFLLQKGKSKEAHMQASMIFTSNDVIINTGVITAGLLVNWLNSSYPDLIIGAIVFIIVARGAYRILQLAK from the coding sequence ATGTTTAAAACTATTTTTAAAATATCTAAAATGGACTGCGCTTCCGAAGAACAGCTAATTCGAATGAAACTGGATGGCAGGAATGAGATTAAAAATCTTGATTTCGACATACCCAATAGAAAATTAACGATTGTTCATACCGGAGAAAGCAACGAGATTAATAATCTCCTGAGAGAATTAAATCTTGGATCAGAACTTGTTTCCAATACAGAAACAGATGAACCTGTCAATATAATCCAAACCAATAAAAAGGAAAGAAAAATGCTTTGGACAGTTTTAATTATCAACATTTCTTTTTTCGTCATTGAAATAATAACAGGTTTCATTACCAATTCAATGGGTTTGGTAGCCGACAGTTTGGATATGCTTGCAGATGGTATCGTTTACGGACTTGCCTTACTTGCAGTGGGTGGAACAGTTGCAAGAAAAAAGAACATTGCAAAGTTTGCAGGGTATTTTCAAATCGTTCTTGCTCTTATCGGATTTACGGAAGTAGTCAGACGGTTTATCGGCATAGAAAAAATGCCTGACTTTCAGACAATGATTATCGTTTCAATTTTCGCTTTGATTGCGAATGTAATTTGCTTGTTTTTGCTGCAAAAAGGCAAGAGCAAAGAAGCACATATGCAAGCAAGTATGATTTTTACTTCAAATGATGTAATCATTAACACAGGAGTAATAACAGCAGGACTTTTAGTGAATTGGCTCAATTCATCCTATCCTGACTTAATCATAGGAGCAATTGTATTTATCATTGTAGCAAGGGGAGCATACAGAATATTACAACTTGCTAAATAG
- a CDS encoding virulence RhuM family protein — MENSLTPNQSEFLLYVSQSGDIKVDVLLHDETVWLTQKGMQELFEKAKSTISEHIKNVFEEGELNEEVVVRDFRTTSPHGAIEGKTQENTVKYYNLDVIISVGYRVKSQRGTQFRIWATKVLREYIIKGFAMDDQRLKQGSALFGKDYFDELLERIREIRASERRFYQKITDIYAQCSIDYDPKAEITQTFYKTVQNKLHWAITGHTAAEIIKERANAAKPFMGLTTWKNAPQGKILKTDVSVAKNYLKEKELRELNRIVTMYLDFAELQAERQVPMKMADWVARLDAFLQFNEYNVLKDAGKISATIAKQLAEKEYNKFRVVQDKNFESDFDKEVKRITKKGKNKK, encoded by the coding sequence ATGGAAAACAGTCTTACACCAAATCAAAGCGAATTTCTACTCTATGTCTCCCAAAGTGGAGATATTAAGGTAGATGTATTGCTGCATGATGAAACAGTATGGCTCACCCAAAAGGGTATGCAAGAGTTGTTTGAAAAAGCAAAGTCCACCATATCAGAGCATATCAAAAATGTATTTGAAGAAGGGGAATTAAACGAAGAAGTGGTTGTTCGGGATTTCCGAACTACCAGTCCTCATGGTGCCATTGAAGGTAAAACTCAGGAAAATACGGTTAAGTATTACAATCTGGACGTTATTATTTCAGTTGGCTATCGGGTCAAATCGCAACGGGGTACACAGTTCCGTATCTGGGCTACTAAAGTATTGCGGGAATACATTATCAAAGGCTTTGCTATGGACGACCAACGCCTAAAGCAAGGTTCTGCACTCTTTGGCAAAGATTACTTTGATGAATTACTGGAACGTATCAGAGAGATACGAGCCAGTGAAAGACGCTTCTACCAGAAAATAACCGACATCTATGCGCAATGCAGCATAGACTATGATCCCAAAGCTGAGATAACACAGACTTTTTACAAAACTGTACAAAACAAACTCCATTGGGCTATTACTGGCCATACAGCAGCCGAAATTATCAAAGAAAGAGCCAATGCAGCTAAACCTTTTATGGGTTTAACTACATGGAAAAATGCACCACAAGGTAAAATCCTAAAAACAGATGTTTCGGTAGCTAAAAACTACCTCAAAGAAAAGGAACTCCGTGAACTCAACCGGATTGTGACCATGTACCTCGACTTTGCCGAGCTACAGGCTGAAAGGCAGGTTCCGATGAAGATGGCTGATTGGGTAGCTCGTTTAGATGCATTCCTTCAATTCAATGAGTATAATGTATTAAAAGACGCAGGTAAAATTTCAGCCACTATTGCCAAGCAATTAGCTGAAAAGGAATATAATAAATTCAGAGTAGTTCAGGACAAGAATTTTGAATCCGACTTTGATAAGGAAGTAAAGCGAATTACTAAAAAGGGAAAAAACAAAAAATGA
- a CDS encoding efflux RND transporter periplasmic adaptor subunit, whose translation MKFNITQFIIVLAAVAFTVACGGKEESGEKEAAHHEHEEGSEIVELSAEQFEALDMKVDTLPLKNLSSIVQANGQLEVPPQNEATVTAIIGANVSSIKVIEGDEVKKGQVLAYLTHPNLTRLQGDYLEAWNNLQFLEQDYQRQKRLYEEEVGSGKAFQQTQADYRSTQGMVKSLESQLRQFGMNPVRIKEGNFYDQVPVISPIAGSIVSVEVKTGQFVQPEKVLFEIVNIDHIHADLMIFEKDVHKVKEGQRVRFTVETLPGKELYAEIYSVGKKFEQDPKAVHVHAEIENKSGNLIPGMYIKGQVLTDSAETYALPESAIIREGDQFLAFLAERETEGESGHWMFTPIEVVTGVSNNGWIAVKFLQEIPDGALFAMNNAYYLISEMKKGETGDDD comes from the coding sequence ATGAAATTTAATATAACGCAATTTATAATAGTCCTCGCTGCAGTTGCTTTCACGGTGGCCTGTGGTGGAAAAGAAGAATCAGGTGAAAAAGAAGCCGCCCATCACGAACACGAAGAAGGTAGTGAAATTGTAGAACTGTCCGCTGAGCAATTTGAAGCGCTGGATATGAAGGTAGACACACTGCCACTTAAAAATCTCTCCTCAATAGTGCAGGCCAATGGCCAACTGGAAGTGCCGCCTCAAAATGAAGCTACCGTAACGGCCATTATCGGGGCCAATGTTTCTTCCATAAAAGTGATCGAGGGAGATGAGGTAAAGAAAGGGCAGGTATTGGCTTATCTCACGCATCCAAACCTCACCCGCTTGCAAGGCGATTATTTGGAAGCCTGGAACAACCTCCAATTCCTGGAGCAGGATTATCAGCGACAGAAAAGGCTTTATGAAGAAGAAGTGGGCTCAGGCAAAGCTTTTCAACAAACACAGGCCGACTATCGCTCCACCCAGGGAATGGTAAAAAGCCTGGAATCCCAATTGCGCCAGTTCGGGATGAATCCTGTCCGCATCAAGGAAGGCAATTTTTATGACCAGGTGCCGGTAATAAGCCCAATTGCTGGTTCAATAGTAAGCGTAGAAGTTAAAACGGGTCAGTTTGTACAGCCTGAAAAAGTTCTTTTTGAAATTGTAAACATTGACCACATCCATGCAGACCTTATGATCTTTGAAAAAGATGTGCACAAGGTAAAAGAAGGTCAACGGGTAAGGTTTACCGTAGAGACTTTACCGGGAAAAGAACTGTACGCTGAGATATACTCCGTAGGCAAAAAATTTGAGCAAGATCCCAAGGCGGTACACGTACATGCAGAGATTGAAAACAAGAGCGGGAATCTAATACCCGGCATGTATATCAAAGGTCAGGTACTAACTGACAGCGCGGAAACGTATGCGCTGCCTGAAAGTGCAATCATACGTGAAGGGGATCAATTCCTCGCTTTCCTGGCCGAACGGGAAACAGAAGGCGAAAGCGGGCACTGGATGTTTACCCCAATAGAAGTAGTAACAGGCGTCTCAAACAATGGGTGGATAGCAGTGAAGTTCCTTCAGGAAATTCCGGACGGGGCATTGTTTGCTATGAACAATGCCTATTACCTGATTTCCGAAATGAAGAAGGGGGAAACAGGAGATGACGACTGA
- a CDS encoding CusA/CzcA family heavy metal efflux RND transporter: protein MINQIISFSIKNKLIIGMLTIALIAGGIWSMTQVPLDAVPDITNNQVQVITQAPNLGTEDIEQFVTYPIEVAVSNLPGVIEIRSVSRFGLSVVTIVFEDDMGTYLPRQLVSEKLTEVKEEIPEGFGETSMGPITTGLGEVYQYTLKVDSAFKDKYSISDLRTMQDWIVQRQMAMVPGVIEVNAIGGTIKQYEVAVNPDELKAIDLTITDIFEALELNNENTGGAYIEKNHQANFIRGEGLARSLSDIEKIVVKTVDGIPIQIKDVAKVQYGSAVRYGALTQDGEGEVAGGLVMMLKGANSNEVVENVKERMTQIQQSLPEGVVIEPILDRSELISETTGTVATNLIEGALIVIFVLVFLLGNWRGGLIVASTIPLSLLFAFILMNVFDVWANLMSLGAIDFGIIVDGAVIIVEGTVFFLYQRMRKGKEINAKERDETTYTASSKMMNAAFFGQLIILIVFIPILFLEGVEGKMFKPMAFTFMFAMMGAMILCLTYVPMISSLFIRVPQKEKKSWGDKIVIWLEDKYEKALGGVLKRTAIIIGSSVVLFALAIFTFTRMGGEFIPQLDEGDIAFHAILKPGSSLSETIETTTKIERIVKSNFPEVEKIVSRIGVAEVPTDPMPFDFADVFVILKPEDEWSSASSKEELVEKMKEKVSLIPGVNFEFTQPIEMRFNELLEGVREDVAIKLYGEDINILAEKAQEVSEIIEGTQGIGDMRVEATTGLPQITIKYERDELAQYGMNINYINNLIQTAFAGGKAGVIFEGEKRFDLVVRLDSAHRTNIDDLKNLYINTPDGTQIPLREVANISYEPGPMQISRDNTNRRIYVGVNVRGRDVKSLVQEIQQKLNNQLELPAGYYIRYGGAFENLERATARLKVVVPIALALIFILIFFALRSFMQTTMIYMAIPLAAIGGVFSLWLRDMPFSISAGIGFIVLFGVAVLNGLVLISGWNELKEEGVTDLNERIRQGARRRIRPILLTALTDVLGFLPMAISTSAGAEVQRPLATVVIGGMITATLLTLFVLPILYRWTETRSFRPSFGKGAVAIIVFGLCAFASTPSHAQQTDSLPAITMEEAVNKAIANYPKIKSARLKIEQQETLKKTAWNLGNTQIFTAGEEIGKSGQGVYTTIGIQQQNIDIFSIAPKLKVQKQKVVLAEAALNLSELELMQQVKQAYAAAYIARKNLELYNQLDSVYQEFQKAAQIRYEVEETSRLAYLAASNQVKQVTLQKEQMEYDYITAVGKLNLWLVSDTLYTVTSSGQESLTMPLLLNDSISTHPILQIASQQIKVADAERKAAAAGLLPKLNAQYGAQEVEMQSGFYQFQIGVSIPLFFLPQQGRLQSAKIQQQIAEQEYRQTQFELQAGYQSLLQQYWKWLASWRFYEDEALPLAREQRQGAVLAYKEGAIDYVSFIQNLKEAVQVEVKAQEALNQYLESKFQLEYYLNTSNK from the coding sequence ATGATCAATCAGATAATATCATTCTCAATAAAGAATAAGCTAATTATAGGCATGCTTACCATTGCCCTCATTGCTGGAGGAATATGGAGCATGACCCAGGTACCGCTTGATGCCGTGCCTGACATTACCAATAACCAGGTACAGGTTATCACACAAGCACCCAATTTGGGTACCGAGGATATAGAACAGTTTGTTACTTACCCAATAGAAGTGGCCGTATCTAATCTGCCTGGGGTCATAGAAATTAGATCCGTATCCAGGTTCGGCCTTTCAGTAGTGACCATTGTCTTTGAAGACGACATGGGAACCTATTTGCCGCGACAGCTGGTGAGTGAAAAACTCACTGAAGTAAAAGAAGAAATACCCGAAGGATTCGGGGAAACCTCTATGGGCCCCATTACTACCGGTTTAGGAGAAGTATATCAATATACCTTAAAAGTTGATTCCGCCTTTAAGGACAAATACAGCATTAGCGACCTGCGCACCATGCAAGATTGGATTGTACAAAGACAGATGGCAATGGTGCCCGGAGTAATAGAGGTTAATGCCATAGGAGGGACTATAAAGCAATATGAAGTGGCGGTCAATCCCGATGAACTTAAAGCCATTGACTTAACGATTACAGACATATTTGAAGCGTTGGAGCTCAATAATGAGAATACAGGCGGAGCCTATATTGAGAAAAACCACCAAGCCAATTTTATCCGTGGAGAGGGATTAGCCCGAAGCCTCTCGGATATTGAAAAAATTGTTGTAAAGACGGTAGATGGTATTCCCATTCAAATTAAGGATGTGGCTAAAGTCCAGTATGGATCAGCCGTTCGATATGGTGCACTAACACAGGACGGAGAAGGAGAAGTGGCTGGAGGCCTTGTAATGATGCTCAAAGGTGCAAATTCCAATGAAGTGGTTGAAAATGTAAAGGAGCGAATGACACAAATTCAGCAGTCATTACCTGAAGGGGTTGTTATAGAACCGATCCTTGACAGAAGCGAGTTAATTTCTGAGACAACTGGTACAGTAGCCACTAACCTTATTGAAGGAGCGCTGATTGTAATATTTGTGTTGGTTTTCCTGCTTGGCAACTGGCGTGGTGGATTGATTGTGGCTTCAACTATTCCATTGTCCTTGCTCTTTGCCTTCATTCTTATGAATGTTTTTGACGTATGGGCCAATCTGATGAGCCTTGGGGCAATTGACTTTGGTATAATAGTCGATGGAGCGGTGATCATTGTAGAGGGCACGGTTTTCTTCCTATATCAGCGGATGCGAAAGGGAAAGGAGATCAACGCCAAAGAGCGTGACGAGACTACTTACACAGCTTCAAGCAAAATGATGAATGCTGCCTTTTTCGGCCAACTCATCATTCTCATTGTTTTCATACCCATACTCTTTCTGGAAGGTGTAGAAGGTAAAATGTTTAAACCCATGGCTTTCACATTCATGTTTGCCATGATGGGTGCCATGATCCTTTGCCTTACTTATGTGCCTATGATTTCCAGTCTTTTTATTCGAGTCCCCCAAAAAGAGAAAAAATCATGGGGCGATAAGATTGTTATTTGGCTGGAAGATAAATATGAAAAAGCACTGGGTGGTGTCCTAAAAAGAACCGCAATTATCATCGGCTCTTCGGTAGTCCTTTTTGCCCTGGCTATTTTTACTTTTACCCGAATGGGTGGTGAGTTCATCCCACAGCTCGATGAAGGGGATATTGCTTTTCATGCTATCCTTAAACCCGGCAGTTCCCTTTCAGAAACTATCGAAACTACTACCAAAATAGAGCGGATCGTAAAATCCAATTTCCCGGAGGTAGAAAAAATCGTGAGCCGAATTGGAGTTGCAGAAGTCCCAACCGACCCCATGCCTTTTGACTTTGCAGATGTTTTTGTGATTCTTAAACCTGAAGATGAATGGAGCTCTGCTAGTTCAAAAGAGGAGCTTGTTGAAAAAATGAAGGAAAAGGTCAGCCTGATTCCTGGTGTAAATTTTGAATTTACACAGCCCATAGAAATGCGCTTTAATGAATTGCTCGAAGGCGTCCGGGAAGATGTAGCCATTAAATTGTATGGGGAGGACATAAATATACTGGCAGAAAAAGCACAGGAAGTTTCTGAAATAATAGAAGGAACTCAGGGCATCGGGGACATGCGTGTGGAGGCGACAACCGGTCTCCCACAGATAACAATTAAGTATGAAAGAGACGAACTTGCGCAGTATGGAATGAATATAAATTATATCAACAACCTAATCCAAACTGCTTTTGCGGGCGGCAAAGCCGGAGTTATCTTTGAAGGTGAAAAACGTTTTGATCTGGTGGTACGCCTGGATTCGGCACATCGTACCAATATAGATGATCTCAAGAACCTATACATTAACACACCTGATGGCACACAAATACCTTTAAGAGAAGTAGCCAATATCAGCTATGAACCCGGTCCAATGCAGATCAGCCGGGACAATACGAACAGGAGGATTTATGTGGGAGTAAACGTACGTGGCAGGGACGTAAAGTCATTGGTACAGGAAATTCAGCAAAAGCTAAACAATCAGTTAGAGCTGCCTGCAGGATATTACATCAGGTATGGAGGGGCTTTCGAAAACCTTGAAAGGGCAACCGCCCGCTTGAAGGTTGTAGTACCTATTGCTTTGGCATTGATCTTCATCCTGATCTTTTTCGCATTGCGCTCTTTTATGCAAACGACCATGATCTACATGGCCATTCCCTTAGCAGCCATTGGTGGTGTATTTTCACTTTGGCTCAGGGACATGCCTTTCAGTATATCGGCAGGGATTGGGTTTATTGTACTTTTTGGGGTAGCTGTTCTTAATGGATTGGTATTGATTAGTGGATGGAATGAACTTAAAGAAGAAGGGGTAACTGACTTAAACGAGCGGATTAGGCAGGGCGCCAGGCGAAGGATTAGGCCTATTTTGCTGACTGCATTAACAGATGTACTTGGTTTTTTACCAATGGCCATTTCCACTTCTGCAGGTGCTGAAGTACAACGCCCGCTGGCAACAGTTGTTATAGGAGGAATGATAACGGCAACTTTACTTACGCTTTTTGTTTTGCCAATTCTGTACCGGTGGACAGAAACCCGGTCTTTCCGTCCATCGTTTGGTAAAGGTGCGGTTGCTATTATTGTATTTGGCCTCTGTGCTTTTGCTTCAACGCCATCACATGCACAGCAAACAGATAGCCTGCCTGCTATTACAATGGAAGAAGCGGTAAATAAGGCCATAGCCAATTATCCAAAAATAAAGTCCGCAAGATTGAAGATAGAGCAGCAGGAGACCCTTAAAAAAACAGCTTGGAACTTAGGCAACACACAGATATTTACTGCTGGCGAAGAGATCGGAAAAAGCGGCCAGGGAGTTTATACCACCATTGGTATACAGCAGCAGAACATAGATATTTTTAGTATAGCTCCCAAGTTAAAGGTACAAAAGCAAAAAGTGGTTTTAGCGGAAGCAGCTTTGAACCTCAGTGAACTTGAGCTAATGCAACAGGTAAAACAAGCTTACGCTGCAGCTTACATTGCAAGAAAGAACCTGGAACTATATAATCAATTAGATTCGGTTTACCAGGAATTTCAAAAGGCAGCGCAGATCCGCTATGAAGTGGAAGAAACCTCCAGGCTCGCTTATTTGGCAGCAAGCAATCAGGTGAAACAGGTAACCCTGCAAAAAGAACAGATGGAATATGATTACATCACTGCTGTGGGCAAGCTTAACCTTTGGCTGGTGAGTGATACCTTATACACTGTTACCTCTTCCGGACAAGAGTCTTTAACTATGCCTCTCCTGTTAAATGATTCGATAAGTACCCATCCCATTCTTCAAATAGCATCACAACAGATCAAGGTGGCGGATGCGGAAAGAAAGGCTGCTGCGGCAGGTCTCCTGCCAAAGTTAAACGCTCAGTATGGAGCTCAGGAGGTAGAAATGCAATCCGGATTTTATCAGTTCCAGATTGGTGTTTCCATTCCTTTGTTCTTTTTACCACAACAAGGCAGGCTACAATCTGCTAAAATCCAACAGCAGATCGCAGAGCAGGAATACCGACAGACACAGTTTGAGTTGCAGGCAGGATACCAATCGCTGCTACAGCAATATTGGAAATGGCTGGCCTCCTGGCGTTTTTATGAAGATGAAGCCTTGCCACTGGCCCGTGAGCAAAGGCAGGGAGCTGTTCTGGCTTACAAAGAAGGGGCGATTGATTATGTCTCTTTTATTCAAAATCTGAAGGAAGCAGTTCAGGTAGAAGTAAAGGCACAGGAAGCCCTGAATCAATACCTGGAATCAAAGTTTCAATTGGAGTACTATCTCAATACATCTAACAAATAA
- a CDS encoding Fur family transcriptional regulator — translation MDRVEEIFRIKKVKPTAVRVVVLRHLLEQNQAQSLKEIEESLIQTDRSSIFRTLKTFEEHKVIHSIEDGSGMTKYAVCVEGCNCDPEDLHYHFYCTSCNLTYCLLDYPIQTVNLPKNFKMEQANMVIKGLCDKCNR, via the coding sequence ATGGATAGAGTGGAAGAAATATTTCGAATAAAGAAGGTAAAGCCCACAGCGGTGAGAGTTGTAGTATTGCGCCATCTGTTGGAGCAGAACCAGGCACAATCACTTAAAGAAATAGAAGAATCACTAATTCAAACCGATAGAAGCTCCATATTTCGTACGTTAAAAACCTTTGAAGAACATAAAGTAATCCATAGTATCGAAGATGGTTCCGGCATGACAAAATATGCAGTATGTGTTGAAGGTTGTAATTGTGACCCGGAAGATCTCCACTATCACTTTTATTGCACATCATGCAATCTTACCTACTGCCTTTTGGATTATCCTATTCAGACTGTGAACCTTCCAAAAAATTTCAAAATGGAACAAGCTAATATGGTAATCAAAGGTCTGTGTGATAAGTGCAATCGTTAA
- a CDS encoding Piwi domain-containing protein encodes MVPDEVIDKYGEQEHYYTSFCQVKEGFIPVTKPTTPTFEKITTEEGIEKTVPVSNSALSSSILKRYYNSLIHNHFKTKGCLVKPNFVSDTEVWLPSDTQDKEGIYKTFDRFSLKVQFRTVSSSLELLVTFEGKSKIFKTPVSELFEEVPVRAFNWVVYEKGLYRFDELPDDGKRNYDKVYPVWNFEIRDALHQETEAPDKTNKYKKFKTAIDKFYREQLNTDEFKTIIPLSSKGFIPVDEVRIGSIEKSSNKLVFGNQKLHHVPYYGITENGPFELSPSSKIHFFFILHEDDKEVATKIHNYFNGKLNGFRGLSKFIHTPYHPDKDLAIYFKKRDDPWSDIYEQIINKDFDTDTQYLAIYISPISKNIPDKSRRLVYYKLKELLLKKGVSSQVIDPEKVISNDKYHFSLPNIAIAILAKLNGTPWRLDTKLKNELIVGVGAFKHTEVDIQYIGSAFSFSNTGKFNRFECFQKDQTKELAGSILRAVKDYVNVNTGIRRLVIHFYKDMSREEVEPIENGLKELELNIPVFIVTINKTESSDIVAFDLDWKDLMPVSGTFIKLGYNRFLLFNNTRYSASEFNFNDGFSFPVKLKINCSNPELVDDYKTVKELIDQVYQFSRMYWKSVRQQNLPVTIKYPEMVAEMLPYFEGNEIPDYGKNNLWFL; translated from the coding sequence TTGGTTCCTGATGAGGTCATTGATAAGTATGGAGAGCAGGAGCATTACTACACATCGTTTTGCCAAGTAAAAGAAGGATTCATTCCGGTCACTAAGCCAACTACACCAACCTTTGAGAAAATCACTACCGAAGAAGGAATTGAGAAAACCGTTCCGGTTTCCAATTCCGCATTGTCTTCATCTATTCTCAAACGCTACTACAATTCATTAATCCATAACCATTTCAAAACTAAGGGCTGTTTGGTCAAACCTAATTTTGTAAGCGATACAGAAGTTTGGTTGCCAAGCGATACACAAGACAAGGAGGGGATATACAAAACGTTTGACCGTTTTTCTTTAAAAGTGCAGTTCAGGACAGTTTCCAGCAGCCTTGAATTGTTGGTCACATTTGAAGGCAAGTCAAAGATTTTCAAAACACCTGTCTCAGAATTATTTGAAGAAGTACCAGTAAGGGCATTCAATTGGGTAGTATATGAAAAAGGGTTATACCGCTTTGATGAATTGCCGGATGATGGAAAAAGAAATTACGACAAGGTTTATCCTGTTTGGAATTTTGAAATCAGGGATGCTTTGCATCAGGAGACAGAAGCACCGGACAAGACGAACAAATACAAGAAGTTCAAAACGGCCATTGATAAATTCTACAGGGAGCAGCTTAATACTGACGAGTTCAAAACTATCATTCCGCTTTCATCTAAAGGGTTTATTCCAGTAGATGAAGTCCGCATCGGCTCAATAGAAAAGTCCAGCAACAAACTCGTATTTGGAAACCAAAAGCTTCATCACGTACCGTATTATGGCATTACTGAAAATGGCCCTTTCGAGTTAAGCCCATCATCTAAGATTCATTTCTTCTTTATTCTCCATGAGGATGATAAAGAGGTAGCAACAAAGATTCACAACTACTTTAATGGCAAACTCAACGGCTTTAGAGGGCTATCAAAGTTCATTCATACACCATACCACCCAGATAAAGACCTTGCAATTTATTTCAAAAAAAGAGATGATCCCTGGTCAGATATATATGAACAAATCATTAATAAAGATTTTGACACAGACACACAATACCTAGCAATCTATATTAGCCCTATTAGCAAAAACATTCCTGATAAGTCCCGCAGACTTGTTTACTACAAGCTGAAAGAGCTTCTGTTAAAAAAAGGAGTTTCATCTCAAGTAATAGACCCCGAAAAAGTGATTTCCAATGACAAGTATCATTTCAGCTTGCCAAACATAGCGATTGCCATTCTCGCAAAGCTCAATGGCACTCCGTGGAGGTTGGACACAAAGCTGAAGAATGAATTGATTGTTGGAGTTGGAGCATTCAAGCACACAGAAGTTGACATTCAATATATCGGTAGCGCATTCAGTTTCTCCAATACAGGGAAATTCAACCGCTTTGAATGTTTTCAGAAAGACCAAACAAAAGAGTTGGCAGGTTCAATCCTAAGAGCGGTTAAAGACTATGTGAATGTAAATACAGGAATCCGAAGGCTTGTAATTCACTTCTACAAAGACATGAGTAGAGAAGAAGTAGAACCGATTGAGAACGGCCTAAAAGAATTAGAATTGAACATTCCGGTCTTTATCGTCACCATCAACAAAACGGAATCATCCGATATTGTTGCCTTTGATTTGGACTGGAAAGATTTGATGCCTGTAAGTGGAACATTCATCAAATTGGGTTACAACAGATTTTTACTATTCAACAATACCAGGTATTCAGCATCAGAGTTCAATTTCAATGATGGATTTTCATTTCCGGTAAAGCTCAAAATTAATTGCTCCAATCCTGAATTGGTGGATGATTACAAAACAGTCAAAGAGCTTATCGATCAAGTGTATCAATTCAGTCGCATGTACTGGAAATCAGTAAGACAACAAAATTTGCCCGTAACAATCAAGTACCCTGAAATGGTGGCAGAAATGCTCCCCTACTTTGAAGGCAACGAGATTCCTGATTACGGTAAAAACAATCTTTGGTTCTTATAA
- a CDS encoding retron system putative HNH endonuclease, protein MRKINKDSPLASFTDFKDKNPGADWNIDFSKPGCARHPTYLETRATILINEQDCLCGYSEIPIEDERDCHIDHFRKRNMFPEHTFNWDNLVAACNDEDFGAKYKDNKSGIQKTDYARFFDPVVDSVQDYFYYNERGEIEPHPTLSDPVLQAKVQKTIEVFNLQDKSLVNRRKTVIEQIKAYADLTEEEIFKALKFGGFISLIQQYTSV, encoded by the coding sequence ATGAGAAAGATAAATAAAGATTCTCCATTGGCTTCCTTTACTGATTTTAAAGACAAGAACCCTGGAGCCGATTGGAATATTGATTTTAGTAAACCTGGTTGTGCCAGACATCCAACTTATTTGGAGACCAGAGCTACTATCCTAATTAATGAACAGGATTGTCTTTGTGGCTACTCTGAAATCCCCATAGAGGATGAGCGAGACTGTCATATTGATCATTTTCGAAAGCGGAATATGTTCCCTGAGCATACTTTCAACTGGGATAACCTTGTAGCTGCATGTAATGATGAAGATTTTGGTGCAAAATACAAGGATAATAAATCAGGTATACAGAAAACTGATTATGCCAGATTCTTTGATCCTGTTGTAGATTCTGTTCAGGATTATTTCTATTACAATGAGAGAGGAGAAATAGAACCACATCCAACATTATCTGATCCTGTCTTACAGGCAAAAGTTCAAAAAACTATAGAGGTCTTTAATCTACAAGACAAAAGTCTGGTAAATAGACGAAAAACAGTAATAGAGCAAATAAAAGCGTATGCAGATCTTACAGAAGAAGAGATTTTTAAGGCTTTGAAATTTGGTGGGTTCATAAGTTTAATTCAACAATACACGAGTGTTTAA